In Cervus elaphus chromosome 24, mCerEla1.1, whole genome shotgun sequence, a single genomic region encodes these proteins:
- the SEMA3B gene encoding semaphorin-3B isoform X2 encodes MGRAEAAAMIPGLALLWAAGLGGAAPSTPRLRLSFQELQARHGLRTFRLERTCCYEALLLDEERGRLFVGAENHVASLSLDNISKRAKKLAWPARVEWREECNWAGKDIGTECMNFVKLLHAYNHTHLLACGTGAFHPVCAFVEVGQRLEEPMLRLDPRRLEDGKGKSPYDPRHRAASVLVGEELYSGVAADLMGRDFTIFRSLGQRPSLRTEPHDSRWLNEPKFIKVFWIPESENPDDDKIYFFFRESAVEATPALGRLSVSRVGQICRNDVGGQRSLVNKWTTFLKARLVCSVPGAEGDTNFDQLQDVFLLSSRDRWTPLLYAVFSTSSIFQGSAVCVYSMNDVRRAFLGPFAHKEGPMHQWVSYQGRVPYPRPGMCPSKTFGTFSSTKDFPDDVIQFARNHPLMYNSVLPIGGRPLFQQVGAGYTFTQITADRVTAADGYYDVLFIGTDVGTVLKVISVPKDGRPNAEGLLLEELHMFEDSAAVTSMQISSKRHQLYVASRSGVAQIPLHRCAAHGRACAECCLARDPYCAWDGAKCTRFQPSAKRRFRRQDVRNGDPSTLCSGDSSHPALLEQKVLGVEGGSAFLECEPRSLQAHVEWTFQRAGESAYTQVPVEERAERTRRGLLLRRLRRGDAGVYLCAAVEQGFSQPLRRLALHVLSAAQAERLARTEDTAPVAPPGPKLWYRDFLQLVEPGGGGGANSLRMCRPQPASRPQAPESRRKGRNRRTHAPELRAERGPRSAADW; translated from the exons ATGGGGCGGGCAGAGGCTGCCGCCATGATCCCGGGCCTGGCCCTTCTCTgggcagcagggctggggggTGCTGCCCCCAGCACCCCACGCCTTCGCCTCTCCTTCCAAG AGCTCCAGGCCCGGCACGGTCTCCGGACCTTCAGGCTGGAGAGGACCTGCTGCTATGAAGCGCTGCTTCTCGATGAGGAACGTGGGCGCCTGTTTGTGGGCGCCGAGAACCACGTGGCCTCCCTCAGCCTGGACAACATTAGCAAGCGGGCCAAGAAG CTGGCCTGGCCGGCCCGTGTGGAATGGCGAGAGGAGTGCAACTGGGCTGGGAAGGACATTGGC ACCGAGTGCATGAACTTCGTGAAGTTGCTCCATGCCTACAACCACACCCACCTGCTGGCCTGTGGCACAGGGGCCTTCCACCCTGTCTGTGCATTTGTGGAGGTGGGCCAGCGGCTGGAG GAGCCCATGCTCCGGCTGGACCCTCGGAGGCTGGAGGATGGCAAGGGCAAGAGTCCTTATGACCCCAGGCATCGGGCTGCCTCCGTGCTGGTGG GGGAAGAGCTGTACTCAGGGGTAGCCGCGGACCTCATGGGCCGGGACTTCACCATCTTCCGCAGCCTGGGCCAGCGTCCAAGTCTCCGGACAGAGCCGCATGACTCCCGCTGGCTCAACG AGCCCAAGTTTATCAAGGTCTTTTGGATCCCGGAGAGTGAGAACCCGGATGATGACAAGATCTATTTCTTCTTCCGTGAGTCGGCGGTGGAGGCCACGCCGGCACTGGGACGCCTGTCTGTGTCCCGCGTTGGCCAGATCTGCAGG AATGACGTAGGTGGCCAGCGCAGCCTGGTCAACAAGTGGACAACGTTCCTGAAGGCGCGGCTGGTTTGCTCAGTGCCGGGTGCCGAGGGTGACACGAACTTTGACCAGCTCC AGGACGTGTTCCTGTTGTCCTCGCGAGATCGTTGGACCCCGCTGCTCTATGCTGTCTTCTCCACATCCAG CATCTTCCAGGGCTCTGCCGTGTGCGTGTACAGCATGAATGATGTACGCCGGGCCTTCCTGGGACCCTTTGCACACAAGGAGGGTCCCATGCACCAGTGGGTGTCCTACCAGGGACGTGTCCCCTACCCCCGGCCTGGCATG TGCCCCAGCAAGACTTTTGGCACCTTCAGTTCCACCAAGGACTTTCCTGATGATGTCATCCAGTTTGCCCGGAACCACCCCCTCATGTACAATTCCGTCCTGCCCATCGGTGGGCGCCCTCTCTTCCAACAAGTGGGAGCCGGGTACACCTTCACCCAGATCACTGCGGACCGTGTCACAGCTGCTGATGGATACTACGATGTCCTCTTCATCGGCACAG ATGTAGGCACAGTGCTGAAGGTGATCTCTGTTCCCAAGGATGGCAGGCCGAATGCCGAGGGGCTGCTCCTGGAGGAATTACACATGTTTGAG GACTCAGCTGCTGTCACCAGCATGCAAATCTCCTCCAAGAGG CACCAACTGTACGTAGCCTCTCGGAGCGGGGTGGCCCAGATCCCCTTGCACCGCTGCGCTGCCCATGGCCGTGCCTGTGCCGAATGCTGTCTGGCACGTGACCCCTACTGTGCCTGGGATGGGGCCAAGTGCACTCGCTTCCAGCCCAGTGCCAAGAG GCGGTTCCGACGGCAGGACGTAAGGAACGGCGACCCCAGCACACTGTGCTCCGGCG ACTCATCCCACCCTGCGCTGCTGGAGCAGAAGGTGCTGGGTGTGGAGGGAGGTAGCGCCTTCCTGGAGTGTGAGCCCCGATCGCTGCAGGCGCACGTGGAGTGGACCTTCCAACGTGCGGGGGAGTCGGCCTACACTCAG GTGCCTGTGGAGGAGCGAGCGGAGCGCACGAGGCGGGGGCTGCTGCTGCGCAGGCTGCGGCGTGGGGACGCCGGCGTGTACCTGTGTGCCGCGGTGGAGCAGGGCTTTTCGCAGCCACTGCGTCGCCTGGCGCTGCACGTGCTGAGTGCAGCACAGGCTGAAAGACTGGCCCGGACCGAGGATACTGCGCCAGTCGCCCCGCCGGGCCCCAAGCTCTGGTACCGGGACTTTCTGCAGCTGGTGGAGCCCGGCGGCGGCGGTGGTGCGAACTCCCTGCGAATGTGTCGCCCGCAGCCCGCGTCGCGCCCACAGGCCCCTGAGTCACGGAGGAAGGGCCGCAACCGGAGGACACACGCCCCAGAGCTGCGGGCTGAGCGGGGCCCGCGCAGCGCAGCGGACTGGTGA
- the SEMA3B gene encoding semaphorin-3B isoform X1 — translation MGRAEAAAMIPGLALLWAAGLGGAAPSTPRLRLSFQELQARHGLRTFRLERTCCYEALLLDEERGRLFVGAENHVASLSLDNISKRAKKLAWPARVEWREECNWAGKDIGTECMNFVKLLHAYNHTHLLACGTGAFHPVCAFVEVGQRLEEPMLRLDPRRLEDGKGKSPYDPRHRAASVLVGEELYSGVAADLMGRDFTIFRSLGQRPSLRTEPHDSRWLNEPKFIKVFWIPESENPDDDKIYFFFRESAVEATPALGRLSVSRVGQICRNDVGGQRSLVNKWTTFLKARLVCSVPGAEGDTNFDQLQDVFLLSSRDRWTPLLYAVFSTSSSIFQGSAVCVYSMNDVRRAFLGPFAHKEGPMHQWVSYQGRVPYPRPGMCPSKTFGTFSSTKDFPDDVIQFARNHPLMYNSVLPIGGRPLFQQVGAGYTFTQITADRVTAADGYYDVLFIGTDVGTVLKVISVPKDGRPNAEGLLLEELHMFEDSAAVTSMQISSKRHQLYVASRSGVAQIPLHRCAAHGRACAECCLARDPYCAWDGAKCTRFQPSAKRRFRRQDVRNGDPSTLCSGDSSHPALLEQKVLGVEGGSAFLECEPRSLQAHVEWTFQRAGESAYTQVPVEERAERTRRGLLLRRLRRGDAGVYLCAAVEQGFSQPLRRLALHVLSAAQAERLARTEDTAPVAPPGPKLWYRDFLQLVEPGGGGGANSLRMCRPQPASRPQAPESRRKGRNRRTHAPELRAERGPRSAADW, via the exons ATGGGGCGGGCAGAGGCTGCCGCCATGATCCCGGGCCTGGCCCTTCTCTgggcagcagggctggggggTGCTGCCCCCAGCACCCCACGCCTTCGCCTCTCCTTCCAAG AGCTCCAGGCCCGGCACGGTCTCCGGACCTTCAGGCTGGAGAGGACCTGCTGCTATGAAGCGCTGCTTCTCGATGAGGAACGTGGGCGCCTGTTTGTGGGCGCCGAGAACCACGTGGCCTCCCTCAGCCTGGACAACATTAGCAAGCGGGCCAAGAAG CTGGCCTGGCCGGCCCGTGTGGAATGGCGAGAGGAGTGCAACTGGGCTGGGAAGGACATTGGC ACCGAGTGCATGAACTTCGTGAAGTTGCTCCATGCCTACAACCACACCCACCTGCTGGCCTGTGGCACAGGGGCCTTCCACCCTGTCTGTGCATTTGTGGAGGTGGGCCAGCGGCTGGAG GAGCCCATGCTCCGGCTGGACCCTCGGAGGCTGGAGGATGGCAAGGGCAAGAGTCCTTATGACCCCAGGCATCGGGCTGCCTCCGTGCTGGTGG GGGAAGAGCTGTACTCAGGGGTAGCCGCGGACCTCATGGGCCGGGACTTCACCATCTTCCGCAGCCTGGGCCAGCGTCCAAGTCTCCGGACAGAGCCGCATGACTCCCGCTGGCTCAACG AGCCCAAGTTTATCAAGGTCTTTTGGATCCCGGAGAGTGAGAACCCGGATGATGACAAGATCTATTTCTTCTTCCGTGAGTCGGCGGTGGAGGCCACGCCGGCACTGGGACGCCTGTCTGTGTCCCGCGTTGGCCAGATCTGCAGG AATGACGTAGGTGGCCAGCGCAGCCTGGTCAACAAGTGGACAACGTTCCTGAAGGCGCGGCTGGTTTGCTCAGTGCCGGGTGCCGAGGGTGACACGAACTTTGACCAGCTCC AGGACGTGTTCCTGTTGTCCTCGCGAGATCGTTGGACCCCGCTGCTCTATGCTGTCTTCTCCACATCCAG CAGCATCTTCCAGGGCTCTGCCGTGTGCGTGTACAGCATGAATGATGTACGCCGGGCCTTCCTGGGACCCTTTGCACACAAGGAGGGTCCCATGCACCAGTGGGTGTCCTACCAGGGACGTGTCCCCTACCCCCGGCCTGGCATG TGCCCCAGCAAGACTTTTGGCACCTTCAGTTCCACCAAGGACTTTCCTGATGATGTCATCCAGTTTGCCCGGAACCACCCCCTCATGTACAATTCCGTCCTGCCCATCGGTGGGCGCCCTCTCTTCCAACAAGTGGGAGCCGGGTACACCTTCACCCAGATCACTGCGGACCGTGTCACAGCTGCTGATGGATACTACGATGTCCTCTTCATCGGCACAG ATGTAGGCACAGTGCTGAAGGTGATCTCTGTTCCCAAGGATGGCAGGCCGAATGCCGAGGGGCTGCTCCTGGAGGAATTACACATGTTTGAG GACTCAGCTGCTGTCACCAGCATGCAAATCTCCTCCAAGAGG CACCAACTGTACGTAGCCTCTCGGAGCGGGGTGGCCCAGATCCCCTTGCACCGCTGCGCTGCCCATGGCCGTGCCTGTGCCGAATGCTGTCTGGCACGTGACCCCTACTGTGCCTGGGATGGGGCCAAGTGCACTCGCTTCCAGCCCAGTGCCAAGAG GCGGTTCCGACGGCAGGACGTAAGGAACGGCGACCCCAGCACACTGTGCTCCGGCG ACTCATCCCACCCTGCGCTGCTGGAGCAGAAGGTGCTGGGTGTGGAGGGAGGTAGCGCCTTCCTGGAGTGTGAGCCCCGATCGCTGCAGGCGCACGTGGAGTGGACCTTCCAACGTGCGGGGGAGTCGGCCTACACTCAG GTGCCTGTGGAGGAGCGAGCGGAGCGCACGAGGCGGGGGCTGCTGCTGCGCAGGCTGCGGCGTGGGGACGCCGGCGTGTACCTGTGTGCCGCGGTGGAGCAGGGCTTTTCGCAGCCACTGCGTCGCCTGGCGCTGCACGTGCTGAGTGCAGCACAGGCTGAAAGACTGGCCCGGACCGAGGATACTGCGCCAGTCGCCCCGCCGGGCCCCAAGCTCTGGTACCGGGACTTTCTGCAGCTGGTGGAGCCCGGCGGCGGCGGTGGTGCGAACTCCCTGCGAATGTGTCGCCCGCAGCCCGCGTCGCGCCCACAGGCCCCTGAGTCACGGAGGAAGGGCCGCAACCGGAGGACACACGCCCCAGAGCTGCGGGCTGAGCGGGGCCCGCGCAGCGCAGCGGACTGGTGA